Proteins encoded by one window of Yamadazyma tenuis chromosome 2, complete sequence:
- the BDH2 gene encoding Putative diacetyl reductase [(R)-acetoin forming] 2 (COG:Q; EggNog:ENOG503P022) yields the protein MKAIVYHGKNDLRFHSDYIEPQVQHPEDVKIKVYYCGICGSDLKEYTSGPFFFNKPGTTNPISNLQFPMVLGHEMSGEVISVGFGVTSLKVGDKVVVEVTGTCKDKHRFEESPAKDKPECGACEDGHYNACDNLALTGLGFSDGGCAEYVVTTQSKLIKFDEKKIPMDIAALVQPLAVSWHAVKVSRLEEGQSALILGGGPIGLTTIFALKGHKASKIVVSEPALARRLLAEKLDVMTFDPTGKSVEDCVKELRALSPGNHGFHHTFDCSGISSTFETSIKCLRIRGTATNVAVWAKKYIQYSPMDTTLSEKIVTGSICFVKSDFEAVVNCIEAGDIDVNELRLMITDKILLDNGVKEGFDELLSNKEKHIKMLFTAYRELL from the coding sequence ATGAAAGCAATTGTGTACCACGGCAAGAATGATTTGCGATTCCACAGTGACTACATTGAACCTCAAGTACAGCATCCAGAAGATGTGAAGATTAAGGTGTACTACTGTGGGATTTGTGGGTCTGACTTGAAAGAGTATACCAGCGGACccttctttttcaataaaCCTGGAACCACCAACCCCATTTCCAACTTGCAGTTCCCGATGGTATTGGGCCACGAGATGAGTGGTGAAGTGATCTctgttggatttggtgttACTCTGTTGAAGGTTGGTGAtaaggtggtggtggaggtaACAGGAACTTGTAAAGATAAACATCGGTTTGAAGAGTCGCCTGCGAAGGACAAGCCCGAGTGTGGTGCTTGTGAAGATGGTCACTATAATGCTTGTGACAACTTGGCATTGACGGGATTAGGGTTTAGTGATGGAGGTTGTGCTGAGTATGTTGTCACCACTCAATCGAAGTTGATTAAGTTTGACGAAAAAAAGATCCCTATGGATATTGCTGCATTGGTACAGCCTTTGGCAGTTTCATGGCACGCCGTGAAGGTGTCTCGGTTGGAAGAGGGACAATCAGCATTGATCTTGGGAGGAGGTCCCATTGGTTTGACCACTATTTTTGCTTTAAAAGGTCATAAGGCAAGTAAGATTGTGGTCAGTGAGCCAGCTCTTGCCAGAAGGCTATTGGCAGAAAAATTGGATGTGATGACTTTTGATCCTACTGGAAAATCCGTGGAAGACTGTGTTAAGGAATTGCGGGCTTTGTCTCCAGGAAATCATGGATTCCATCACACTTTTGACTGTAGCGGAATAAGTTCGACCTTTGAAACCAGTATCAAATGTCTTCGAATCAGAGGTACCGCCACCAACGTGGCGGTGTGGGCGAAGAAATACATCCAGTATTCGCCAATGGATACTACCTTGAGCGAGAAAATCGTCACTGGGTCCATTTGTTTTGTCAAGTCTGATTTCGAAGCTGTAGTTAATTGTATTGAAGCGGGTGATATCGATGTCAATGAACTCAGGTTGATGATTACAGATAAAATATTGCTCGATAATGGGGTCAAAGAAGGATTCGACGAGTTGTTGAGCAACAAAGAGAAACATATCAAGATGCTTTTTACTGCTTATAGAGAGCTTCTCTAG
- the PRN1 gene encoding RNA pol II transcription cofactor (EggNog:ENOG503NW75; COG:S), which translates to MNRTVKKIIHATERPEGVGAIVRRFVGVDGMRQFSPFLMADHFSGGEGGFPEHPHLGQETITYITKGAFAHEDFTGSKGILYAGDLQFMTAGKGVVHSEMPVRLPDGVTPAGIQLWVDLPHELKEVSPRYRDLRAYEIPEAVEQDGKLTVKVISGNSYGVESLKDLAYTPIHYYHYIMKPGSIFEQPVPENFNVFLYVTQGNGLRLSDGNTLKQNSAAFFKMDGSSIKGANPLDSDNNIEFMLVGGEVLDQHTVHYGPFVAKDQERIRRAFADYQNARNGFANLKTWKTLISGGVTEDMIQNDLNGSLELRKKAEQEYLSRKAAEHQTPIEPVKDEL; encoded by the coding sequence ATGAACAGAACCGTTAAGAAAATCATACATGCTACTGAAAGACCTGAAGGAGTTGGAGCAATCGTCAGAAGATTCGTCGGTGTCGATGGAATGAGGCAGTTTTCGCCATTCCTAATGGCTGACCACTTCAGCGGTGGAGAAGGTGGATTTCCAGAACATCCACATTTAGGACAAGAAACCATTACGTACATTACTAAAGGAGCCTTTGCGCACGAAGACTTCACCGGATCCAAAGGAATCTTGTACGCTGGTGACTTGCAATTTATGACTGCTGGTAAAGGTGTTGTGCATTCTGAAATGCCTGTTCGGTTACCAGATGGTGTCACACCAGCAGGTATTCAGCTCTGGGTAGATTTACCCcatgaattgaaggaagtgTCCCCAAGGTACAGAGATTTGAGAGCCTATGAGATCCCAGAAGctgttgaacaagatggAAAGTTGACAGTCAAAGTCATCAGTGGAAACTCGTATGGTGTTGAATCCTTAAAAGATTTGGCATACACTCCAATCCACTATTACCACTACATTATGAAACCAGGCTCGATATTCGAACAACCAGTCCCAGAGAACTTCAACGTTTTCCTTTATGTTACTCAAGGTAATGGCTTGAGGTTAAGCGACGGAAACACTTTGAAGCAAAATAGTGCTGcttttttcaaaatggacGGATCTTCCATCAAAGGAGCCAATCCTTTGGATTCCGATAACAACATTGAGTTCATGTTGGTTGGAGGAGAAGTGTTGGATCAACATACTGTCCACTACGGACCTTTTGTTGCCAAGGACCAAGAAAGAATCAGAAGAGCCTTTGCTGATTATCAGAATGCCAGAAATGGGTTCgcaaacttgaagacatGGAAGACTTTAATTAGCGGTGGTGTTACTGAAGACATGATTCAAAACGATTTGAATGGGTCTTTAGAACTCAGAAAAAAGGCCGAACAAGAATACTTATCCAGGAAGGCTGCTGAACATCAAACACCAATAGAACCTGTGAAAGACGAATTGTAA